The Candidatus Aminicenantes bacterium genome includes the window CGATGGAAAAGAATCCGTTTTCACCCCGGGTTACGGCGGTTGCCGGGCCAAATACTCCCACTCCGGAGAATACGTTGCCTTCGTATCGCACAAATTCGACAAACGGGGAGATATCATCCTTACTCCCGCGGCCGAATTTTCGCCCACGCGCTTGACCGTCGACGGTGACCGTCACGACTATTATCCCGCTTTTTCTGTGGATGACCGTCATATCGTTTACGCTTCGGGACCGCAGCTGTATGACGGCAACTACGACCTGTGTATTGTGGAAATCGCCACGCGCCGCACCTGGACCATCACCAACCACCCGGCAACGGATTACAAACCCGTCTGGGGAGAATGGGGGAATCCATGAAGCGCCTGCTGATCCGTGTCTTTCTCCCCCTGGCGATCACGGCGTTAATCGCCTGGTTTTTTTTCAGTCACATCACCTTGACGGATATCAAAAGCGCTTTTGCCCGCCTGCCGGCCTCGGCGGTGCTGGGCTTTATCGCCCTCTGGCTGTTTGGAACGTGGCTGCGTGCCCTCAAATACCGCATCCTGATTGCGCACAAACTGGGCATGGGCGAGATGTTGCTCATCACCCTGGTGCGCAATTTCGCCGTCGATTTGCTGCCGGCACGGACCGCTTCCCTGGCTTTCTATACGGCCCTGACCAAACGGCGCGGGCTCTCCCTGGAAGAAGGCGGAGCCAGTTTCGTAATCTCGGTTTTTTACGATGTGCTCGCACTCTCGCTGATGCTGGGAGGACTGATACTGTTCTTTCCGCCGCCGGGACCGTGGCGGGGATTTATCATTACCGGCATGGGCATTCTGTTTCTGCTGTCGTTGATTCTCATCATCGCACCGGCGCCTATTTTGCGACGCCTGCTGAACCGACCATTCATCAGATCCCGGACCCGTTTGCACAAGACCGCTCTCACCCTCTCTACCTACCTGGACGCCCACACCGCAGGCAGGGAGCGGCTCCAGTTACTTGCCATCAGCCTGGCCATTCGCCTGGCCAAATATGTGTCCGTTTTCATATTATTCTGCGCCCTTGTCCCGGTGGAGCGGAATCCAGCCGCATTCTCACACTTTTCTCTCGGCCTTGCCGGCACCGAGATGTCCGCCCTCCTGCCCATTCAAGGAGCCGGGGGATTCGGTACCTGGGAAATGGCGTT containing:
- a CDS encoding flippase-like domain-containing protein, whose protein sequence is MGESMKRLLIRVFLPLAITALIAWFFFSHITLTDIKSAFARLPASAVLGFIALWLFGTWLRALKYRILIAHKLGMGEMLLITLVRNFAVDLLPARTASLAFYTALTKRRGLSLEEGGASFVISVFYDVLALSLMLGGLILFFPPPGPWRGFIITGMGILFLLSLILIIAPAPILRRLLNRPFIRSRTRLHKTALTLSTYLDAHTAGRERLQLLAISLAIRLAKYVSVFILFCALVPVERNPAAFSHFSLGLAGTEMSALLPIQGAGGFGTWEMAFELVFRGLGSSQADLRLTALVIHITTQAWEYSIGLLAFLALWLMGRAKANRQKANG